One window from the genome of Montipora foliosa isolate CH-2021 chromosome 5, ASM3666993v2, whole genome shotgun sequence encodes:
- the LOC138003015 gene encoding basic helix-loop-helix transcription factor amos-like gives MNSQEAMRNHLQSQTQGKKMSSVTVQNSGKQVGAKTSASTRSLNLGMEHSKAKRLTDDEGSVTVHEKWANTANEWKSSTSSRPTGVRTTRQIRRNERERGRKARLNAAFQVLRSVVPSSVNTSGNDSERKMTQVEILRLAKNYISNLTELLRQDTNSYTLRSFNV, from the coding sequence ATGAATTCCCAAGAAGCGATGAGAAATCATCTGCAATCTCAGACTCAAGGGAAAAAGATGAGTTCAGTAACAGTTCAAAACAGTGGCAAACAGGTCGGAGCTAAGACAAGTGCAAGCACTCGATCATTAAACTTAGGAATGGAGCATTCGAAAGCCAAACGATTGACGGACGATGAAGGAAGTGTCACAGTGCATGAAAAATGGGCCAATACTGCAAATGAGTGGAAATCGTCGACGAGTTCTCGTCCGACTGGAGTTAGAACAACGCGTCAAATCAGGCGTAACGAACGAGAACGTGGAAGAAAGGCCCGTCTAAACGCAGCGTTTCAAGTCTTACGTTCCGTGGTTCCAAGTAGCGTGAACACGTCAGGGAATGACAGCGAACGAAAAATGACTCAAGTTGAGATTCTTCGCCTTGCAAAAAACTATATTTCTAATTTGACTGAACTCCTGAGGCAAGATACCAACTCCTACACTCTTCGATCATTCAATGTCTAA